The genomic interval GATGATCCCAGGCTTCCTGCTGAGCTGAGTTTGAGTCAGGCGCATGATCTTGACTACACTTCAACTTTAACTATTCACCAGTGCCGTTCATTTTATCAATGCTGCATGACATCTTTTtactcccattgactttgtacaagGTGAGCACACATAAACAAGAACAGGGACGACAAATTTCACAATCGGACCATAGTAGTTTGATTTTTCCTTTAATTGattcatttaatgaaataaaataaattttgagtTTGTGACATCTTCGGTTCCCTCACTTTTCTATGAGGTCCCTCATTCATTGAGGGTCTATCTGGCTCACAATCTGCCTGTTCTAGtcttatttacattttttttaatttaaattttttaGGTTTCAACTTGACGTGTTGAAGAAAATgcagaaaggaagaaaggagtGAGTATAAAACAGTGTTTTTGCACCAAACACTAACAGCACAGCAGTTTTCCACCTTCATTGTTCACAGTAACAGTTCTGTTGATTCTTTTGCACCGCTTTGTTATGTTTGTGCATGCCTCCTTTTCTATCATTTTGTGAATGTTTTGAGGAAATTTCTTCATGAATgttgttgaagaaaaaaaaaaaaaaaaattgtaatgtataGTTACATACAAAACTGAAACGAGTGCAACACGCCGTCCACTTATTGCCACCAAAAAGAGCTTAACCATGGAACAGAGCCAGGCTTCAAAGTTATAGTCTGTTGTCTTGTGAACTGTGGAAGTGTCATTGTCCATTGGTAGATTGCTTTAGGATTCTGCTTAAAGTGAAGAAACTAGAAAACACCATGTCTGATAGTACACGTTCTTCAGGAGATACACATATATGCATAAACCATATGGATCATCTTGTGCTGACAGTAAGAGATGTTTCTCACACTGTTGACTTCTATACCAAAGTTCTTGGAATGACAGAAATCACCTTCAAAGACACCCGCAAGGCTCTCAAATTTGGCAACCAAAAAATCAACCTCCATGAATCCGGCAAGGAATTTGAGCCAAAAGCGGCATGTCCAACCCCAGGATCGGCAGATTTGTGCTTCATTGCTGATACATCACTGGAGGATGTGATGGCTCATCTAAAAGAATGTGGAGTGTCTGTTGAAGAAGGTCCCGTGATGCGCACAGGTGCAATGGGCCCCATCAATTCAGTCTACTTTAGAGATCCAGACATGAACCTTATTGAAGTCTCAAACTATGTTTAATTCCCCTTCCCAATTAATATCCTCAAGCCTTTCAATGAAGTTTCACTTTGATATCCAATTCAATCATGGCATCTCCGTCTAGTTCATATGTACATGGCGCATATTTTTTGGTGTTCacaaaatttcatgaacttTTAATCGATGGCAAATGCATGAGATATCATTTCTGCAATGTTGTGAGAATCCTTTCACTTGATATGACCCAAGTAATTCCAACACTACACCATCTATCAAGTGTATGTACACTATACCCCTCCTAAATTAaccatcaaattttgatttcgCAATCCATTTGAGCGAAGTTAactgattttctttaaaaattcttGTTAGAAACGCATTAAATGTATTATAAATTAGTCAGCCATTCTATTTTAGagtaatataaattattcaaATCTGAGGAAAGGGGGtcacttttcagaaatagcccaTATAGAGAATAGATCCAGCAATATTTGCCTAGCAGCGAATGTACCAAAAAGTGCCACATTTCATTACTTTgacatattttataataaagaaatgCGTGATATTTTACAACGAATTGCTCTCAGCTAATCAGAGTGTTGACTTTCAGTACCTTATGACAGTATGGTAGCTTGTAATTGGTCTTTATCAATATATAGTTTTGCATTGAAATAGGCCTGTTTCCCATCTGTGAGTAACTCAATATCCAAATCATAAACAGACTTAAACTGCAGAGGGCAGTAGTATGCAAAATGTGTTTGAACTTATGGAATTTTACAATCACAACTGACCTGACAAATTTAGATACAGGTACCggtaaatttgcataatttgtcCATCCATAAgtta from Lytechinus pictus isolate F3 Inbred chromosome 2, Lp3.0, whole genome shotgun sequence carries:
- the LOC129275155 gene encoding glyoxalase domain-containing protein 5-like; protein product: MSDSTRSSGDTHICINHMDHLVLTVRDVSHTVDFYTKVLGMTEITFKDTRKALKFGNQKINLHESGKEFEPKAACPTPGSADLCFIADTSLEDVMAHLKECGVSVEEGPVMRTGAMGPINSVYFRDPDMNLIEVSNYV